A single window of Desulfonatronovibrio hydrogenovorans DSM 9292 DNA harbors:
- a CDS encoding chemotaxis protein CheW produces MAEKEKEIKKTNQYLTFTLAEELYAIDIAQVWEVLDYTPITRVPRTPEFLLGIINLRGRAVPVADLRLKFGLERTERTVNTCIIIAEVKMDGESTVMGALADSVQEVFEISPSEIEPPPKMGAKVRTEFIQGMAKHNDRFVIIIDVNKVFSSEEMSMVQEAGEVSE; encoded by the coding sequence ATGGCGGAAAAGGAAAAAGAAATTAAAAAGACCAACCAGTACCTGACATTTACCCTGGCTGAGGAGCTTTACGCCATAGATATTGCTCAGGTCTGGGAAGTTCTGGATTACACACCCATTACCCGGGTTCCCAGGACCCCGGAATTTTTACTCGGCATCATCAATTTGCGGGGACGGGCTGTTCCAGTGGCAGATCTCAGGCTGAAGTTCGGCCTGGAAAGGACTGAGCGAACGGTTAATACCTGCATTATTATTGCCGAGGTCAAGATGGATGGGGAATCCACGGTCATGGGTGCATTGGCTGATTCTGTCCAGGAAGTGTTTGAAATATCGCCCTCGGAAATTGAACCGCCTCCCAAGATGGGGGCCAAAGTCAGGACTGAGTTCATCCAGGGTATGGCCAAGCATAATGACCGGTTTGTGATAATCATTGATGTGAACAAGGTGTTTTCATCTGAGGAGATGTCAATGGTCCAGGAAGCCGGTGAGGTTTCAGAATAG
- a CDS encoding CheR family methyltransferase yields the protein MTVNLSYKKLAERDFKKLSQFISAECGIRVPPAKKTMLESRLQRRLRSLGMSDYKDYCEYLFSLKGMEIEMPHLLDAVTTNTTHFFREPGHFEYLHNKVLPQWHAEHKKDKEMIIWSAGCSSGEEPYTLSMVLAEFAERNPGFSFVVVATDINNEVLEKASLGIYDEERISGIPPLLKRKYLLRSRDRKKKLVRVIPALRNKVKFRRLNFMGEFGFREPMDVIFCRNVMIYFDRPVQEKLLQKFVFHLASGGFIFIGHSESLAGMDLGLEQTAPTIYRKK from the coding sequence ATGACAGTCAACCTCAGTTATAAAAAACTGGCTGAGCGGGATTTTAAAAAGCTCAGCCAGTTTATCAGCGCCGAGTGCGGCATAAGGGTCCCGCCAGCCAAGAAGACCATGCTTGAATCTCGGCTTCAGAGAAGGCTAAGGTCCCTGGGAATGAGCGATTACAAGGATTATTGCGAATATCTATTCAGTCTCAAGGGGATGGAGATAGAGATGCCCCATCTCCTGGACGCAGTAACCACCAACACCACTCACTTTTTCCGGGAGCCAGGGCACTTTGAGTACCTTCACAACAAGGTTCTCCCGCAATGGCATGCTGAACACAAAAAAGACAAAGAGATGATCATCTGGAGTGCGGGCTGTTCTTCAGGAGAAGAGCCCTACACCCTGTCCATGGTCCTGGCTGAGTTTGCCGAACGCAATCCTGGTTTTTCCTTTGTAGTGGTGGCAACGGATATCAATAACGAGGTCCTGGAGAAGGCCAGCCTGGGCATCTATGATGAAGAAAGGATATCAGGAATTCCTCCTTTGCTGAAACGCAAGTATCTTCTGCGCAGCAGGGACAGGAAAAAGAAGCTGGTCCGGGTGATACCTGCCCTGAGGAACAAGGTGAAGTTCAGACGGCTTAACTTCATGGGCGAGTTCGGTTTCAGAGAGCCCATGGACGTGATTTTCTGCCGCAATGTCATGATATATTTTGACCGTCCAGTTCAGGAGAAGCTTTTACAGAAGTTTGTTTTTCATCTGGCTTCTGGAGGGTTTATATTTATCGGTCATTCAGAAAGTCTGGCCGGTATGGACCTGGGGCTTGAACAGACTGCCCCCACCATTTATAGAAAAAAATAG
- a CDS encoding protein-glutamate methylesterase/protein-glutamine glutaminase produces MAKKIKVLIVDDSALVRQTLADILSSDPEIEVMGAAADPFAAVSKMEEQVPDVITLDVEMPRMDGITFLRKIMTQHPIPVVICSTLTGEGAETTLKALEYGAVDIIQKPKVGTKQFLEESKVRVCDAVKAASQARLKPLSRMVQAMHKMTADAVLPPPTTRAMAETTEKMVVVGASTGGTEALRIVLQAMPLDCPALAIVQHMPENFTAAFASRLDSICRISVREARDGDSMLRGHALIAPGNRHMLLKRSGARYYVQVKDGPMVARHRPSVDVLFRSAARYAGGNSIGVIMTGMGDDGARGMKEMHDQGAFTIAQDQETCVVYGMPQEAVKLGAVDKVGSLQEIPREIIKAVNR; encoded by the coding sequence ATGGCAAAAAAGATTAAGGTCCTCATAGTTGATGATTCGGCCCTGGTCAGGCAGACCTTGGCCGACATCCTGTCCAGCGACCCGGAAATAGAAGTCATGGGTGCTGCAGCAGATCCCTTTGCAGCAGTCTCCAAAATGGAGGAGCAGGTCCCTGATGTCATCACCCTGGATGTGGAGATGCCGCGTATGGACGGGATTACGTTTCTGCGCAAGATCATGACTCAGCATCCCATTCCAGTGGTAATATGCTCTACTTTGACTGGTGAAGGGGCGGAAACAACCCTTAAAGCCCTGGAATACGGGGCAGTGGATATAATTCAGAAGCCCAAGGTCGGTACCAAACAGTTCCTTGAAGAATCAAAGGTCCGGGTCTGCGATGCAGTTAAAGCTGCCTCTCAGGCCAGGCTCAAGCCTCTGTCCCGCATGGTTCAGGCCATGCACAAGATGACTGCTGATGCAGTCCTGCCACCGCCCACTACCCGGGCCATGGCTGAGACTACAGAAAAGATGGTGGTGGTAGGGGCATCTACAGGAGGTACCGAAGCCCTGAGGATTGTTCTGCAGGCCATGCCCCTGGACTGTCCTGCCCTGGCCATTGTTCAGCACATGCCGGAAAATTTTACTGCTGCTTTTGCCTCCAGGCTGGATTCTATCTGCAGGATTTCAGTCCGGGAGGCCAGGGACGGCGACAGCATGCTCAGAGGGCATGCCCTGATAGCTCCAGGGAACAGGCATATGCTGCTTAAAAGAAGCGGTGCCAGATACTATGTGCAGGTCAAGGACGGTCCAATGGTTGCCAGACACCGGCCATCAGTGGATGTCCTGTTCAGGTCTGCTGCCAGGTATGCAGGGGGCAACTCCATTGGAGTGATCATGACCGGTATGGGCGATGATGGGGCCAGGGGAATGAAAGAGATGCATGACCAGGGGGCTTTTACCATTGCCCAGGACCAGGAGACCTGTGTGGTTTATGGAATGCCCCAGGAAGCAGTCAAGTTGGGGGCTGTGGACAAAGTTGGATCACTGCAGGAGATCCCCAGGGAGATTATCAAAGCTGTGAACAGGTGA
- a CDS encoding chemotaxis protein CheA, translated as MTRADQGRQAYRVEAAELLDELEQGLLELEDNPDDHELINRIFRAMHTIKGSGSMFGFEEIASFTHEVETVMDQVRSGTVSLFPGLIDLLFKSRDLISDMLADRGADRDKRAQDIIKSLKGSLPAQKIAKEAEQVNQNEAEHLADKAEPSTFRIRFRPHRNIFFTGAKPLALLDELFDLGICEVKAGTTRDTPLCKIIARTDDIPDLAEMNPEMCYTWWDIILTTSDDENAIRDIFIFVEDDCDLHIEKISSAGAVDIEEAHDKLGEILVQRGVITEQDVEEVLSLQKRIGSILVQSGKVSAQEVASALAEQEVVKKSGARKKDSVEVSSIRVDSSKLDSLVDLVGELVIAQARLNQIAGEIPSPSLQTLAEEMERLSDSLRDSTLGIRMMPIGTTFSKFIRLVRDLSRDLKKDIRLITKGAETELDKTVIERLNDPLVHLLRNSIDHGIEPPKIRESQGKPAQGTITLSAAHAGGEVVIEIVDDGQGLDPDAIRKKALEKGLISSEAELGDFEVQQLIFEPGFSTAGKITGVSGRGVGMDVVKRSIESLRGNVFLESVKGSGTRITVKLPLTLAIIDGLQIRIGDDNLVVPLAMVEECVELRMDGKKKESKSVINLRGEMVPYIRLSDWFSIPCQDLDIEQIVIVSVKDQRVGLVVDKVVGQHQTVIKSLGQVYRNVRGISGATVRGDGSMALILDVPALVADVEAEQPKGGHQHEL; from the coding sequence ATGACCAGAGCAGACCAGGGTCGTCAGGCATACCGGGTTGAAGCAGCTGAATTGCTGGACGAACTGGAGCAGGGCCTTTTGGAGCTGGAAGATAATCCTGATGATCATGAGTTGATCAACAGGATTTTCCGGGCCATGCATACCATAAAGGGATCAGGCTCCATGTTCGGGTTTGAGGAGATTGCTTCCTTTACCCATGAAGTTGAAACAGTGATGGATCAGGTCCGGTCCGGCACTGTAAGCCTTTTTCCAGGACTCATCGACCTTCTGTTCAAATCCAGGGATCTTATCAGCGATATGCTTGCTGATCGCGGTGCTGATCGGGATAAAAGGGCTCAGGACATAATCAAGTCTTTAAAGGGCAGTTTGCCTGCTCAGAAGATTGCCAAAGAGGCTGAACAGGTTAATCAGAATGAGGCTGAGCATCTTGCTGACAAGGCTGAACCGAGTACCTTCAGAATACGTTTCCGACCCCACCGGAATATATTTTTTACTGGTGCCAAGCCACTGGCTTTACTGGACGAACTCTTTGACCTGGGTATCTGCGAAGTTAAAGCCGGAACAACCAGGGACACCCCGCTATGCAAGATAATCGCCAGGACGGACGATATACCGGACCTGGCAGAGATGAATCCAGAGATGTGCTATACATGGTGGGATATTATCCTGACCACCAGTGACGATGAAAACGCCATCCGGGATATTTTTATCTTTGTTGAAGATGATTGTGACCTGCATATAGAAAAGATCAGTTCCGCCGGGGCAGTGGACATTGAAGAGGCGCACGACAAGCTCGGGGAAATACTGGTTCAACGGGGTGTGATTACTGAGCAGGATGTTGAAGAGGTCCTGAGCCTTCAGAAGCGGATCGGCAGTATCCTGGTTCAGAGTGGAAAAGTGTCAGCCCAGGAAGTTGCTTCTGCCCTTGCTGAACAGGAAGTAGTCAAAAAGTCGGGAGCCCGGAAAAAGGACAGTGTAGAAGTCTCCAGCATCAGGGTGGACTCCAGCAAACTGGACAGTCTGGTCGATCTGGTGGGAGAGCTGGTCATTGCTCAGGCCAGATTGAACCAGATTGCCGGTGAGATCCCCTCTCCCAGCCTCCAGACCCTGGCTGAAGAAATGGAAAGACTGTCCGATTCCCTTCGGGACAGCACTCTGGGTATAAGAATGATGCCCATCGGGACCACCTTCAGCAAGTTTATCCGGCTGGTCAGGGATCTGTCCAGGGATTTGAAGAAAGATATCAGACTGATCACCAAAGGAGCAGAAACAGAACTGGACAAGACAGTTATTGAAAGACTCAATGATCCCCTGGTCCATCTGTTGCGCAACAGCATCGACCATGGCATTGAGCCGCCAAAAATCAGAGAGTCCCAAGGCAAGCCGGCTCAGGGCACCATAACCCTTTCAGCGGCCCATGCCGGTGGAGAAGTGGTCATTGAAATAGTTGACGATGGACAGGGCCTAGATCCGGATGCAATCAGGAAAAAGGCACTTGAAAAAGGATTGATCAGCAGTGAGGCTGAGTTGGGAGATTTTGAGGTCCAGCAGTTGATATTTGAGCCGGGTTTTTCCACTGCCGGAAAAATAACCGGGGTCTCAGGCCGGGGGGTTGGAATGGATGTGGTCAAAAGGTCCATTGAATCTCTGAGGGGAAATGTTTTTCTGGAAAGCGTCAAAGGCAGCGGCACCAGGATCACTGTCAAACTGCCCCTTACCCTGGCCATTATTGACGGCCTTCAGATCAGGATCGGGGATGACAACCTGGTGGTCCCCCTGGCCATGGTGGAAGAGTGTGTAGAGTTGAGGATGGATGGCAAGAAAAAGGAATCCAAAAGTGTAATAAATCTGCGTGGAGAGATGGTTCCTTATATCCGGCTGAGCGATTGGTTCAGTATCCCCTGCCAGGATCTGGATATTGAGCAGATAGTCATTGTCAGTGTCAAGGATCAAAGGGTCGGTCTGGTGGTGGACAAGGTCGTGGGTCAGCATCAGACTGTGATCAAGAGCCTGGGCCAGGTCTACAGAAATGTCCGGGGAATTTCTGGAGCAACAGTCCGGGGAGATGGAAGCATGGCCCTTATCCTTGATGTTCCGGCCCTGGTGGCTGATGTGGAGGCGGAACAGCCTAAGGGTGGACACCAGCATGAACTTTAG
- a CDS encoding response regulator: MAKTIMTVDDSASVRQMVNFTLKDAGYTVVEGCDGKDALTKLTSAVNMIITDLNMPNMDGLELIRQVRAKPGFKFVPIIMLTTESQAEKKQEGKQAGATGWIVKPFKPEQLLAVVRKVLG; encoded by the coding sequence ATGGCTAAAACCATAATGACAGTTGACGATTCAGCCAGTGTCCGCCAGATGGTCAACTTCACCCTCAAGGATGCAGGATACACAGTTGTTGAGGGCTGTGACGGAAAAGATGCCCTTACAAAACTGACTTCGGCTGTGAACATGATCATAACCGATCTGAACATGCCCAACATGGACGGGCTTGAACTCATCCGCCAGGTCCGGGCCAAGCCTGGATTCAAGTTTGTGCCCATTATCATGCTTACCACGGAATCTCAGGCAGAAAAAAAGCAGGAAGGAAAACAGGCCGGAGCCACTGGATGGATAGTCAAGCCTTTCAAGCCCGAACAGTTACTGGCTGTGGTCCGAAAGGTGCTTGGTTAG
- a CDS encoding STAS domain-containing protein — MTDFQVTTDKDGALVVLKGSLGIESASELYAGIKEALEAHEVIRINMSGVDNVDLSFLQLVCSLYKAAVKEGKKLVFDQLPSRIVRKAEQMGFTEEYTGGYFWKGDENG, encoded by the coding sequence GTGACTGATTTTCAGGTTACAACAGATAAGGACGGGGCTTTGGTAGTCCTCAAAGGCAGTCTGGGTATTGAATCGGCTTCTGAACTTTACGCTGGAATCAAGGAAGCCCTGGAAGCCCATGAAGTGATTCGGATCAATATGAGCGGGGTGGATAATGTGGACCTGTCATTCCTCCAGCTGGTCTGCTCCCTGTACAAGGCAGCGGTCAAGGAAGGAAAAAAGCTCGTCTTTGATCAACTTCCGTCCAGGATTGTCAGGAAGGCCGAACAAATGGGATTTACCGAGGAATATACCGGAGGATATTTCTGGAAAGGAGATGAAAATGGCTAA
- a CDS encoding methyl-accepting chemotaxis protein, which produces MKNIKLGVKLLGGFIAVALIVLVVGFFGWRGANNLSGHIEGVGTIDLPGVQVLMEIEKDYESLRVAQRTLLSPGLSPEEMNRQLDILTRLRSDIALLRERYEALPATSEERAMWRQASSALDEWRAVNDQYIETVRQLQRTGINNPAELRAYLQQFRGDHHALMGDVYALITTGDYFEGGDDPTACNFGRWLAQFRTDNQQLMEILRRMPASHDPFHHSIREIRNQVQAGNTAQANQVLQEQTIPAAEETFERFNELLAVAQEAENLFNQMTQMAMVTVRDRQVEALGYLTQVLELNIDNADQAVAQAQADAAQAQLIAMAGMGIGVILALVLGVVLTRAITAPVAKGVTFSQNMSQGDMTSALDVDQKDEIGVLARAMNQMRDKLREVVVEVKTASENVSAGSEELASSSEQMSQGATEQAASVEEVSSSMEQMAANIRQNTDNASQTEKIANQAAKDAEQGGKVVFEAVDAMKQIADKISIIEEIARQTNLLALNAAIEAARAGEAGKGFAVVASEVRKLAERSQTAAAEIIDLSGSSVDVAERAGDMLKKIVPDIQKTAELVQEISAASREQNSGVEQINQAIQQLDQVIQQNASAAEEMSSTAEELSSQAEQMQATMAFFRIGDEAGFSGPKTRRMSVKKNVAPKVSKAALKEGKDSRDKRFALDMGAEDDLDKDFEKF; this is translated from the coding sequence ATGAAAAACATTAAGCTCGGTGTGAAACTGTTGGGGGGGTTCATTGCAGTGGCCCTCATCGTCCTTGTTGTGGGTTTTTTCGGCTGGAGGGGGGCCAATAATCTCAGCGGACATATTGAAGGGGTGGGTACCATTGATCTTCCCGGGGTCCAGGTACTCATGGAGATTGAAAAAGATTATGAATCTCTGCGGGTGGCTCAGAGGACTTTGCTTTCTCCCGGTCTAAGCCCTGAAGAAATGAATCGGCAGCTTGATATTCTTACCAGGCTCAGGAGTGACATCGCCCTGCTCCGGGAAAGATACGAAGCCCTGCCTGCGACATCCGAGGAAAGGGCCATGTGGCGTCAGGCTTCTTCAGCACTTGATGAATGGCGTGCAGTCAATGATCAGTATATTGAAACAGTCAGACAGCTCCAGAGAACCGGCATCAATAACCCGGCAGAACTGAGGGCTTATCTTCAACAGTTCCGGGGGGATCACCACGCTCTGATGGGTGATGTGTACGCCCTTATAACCACTGGGGATTATTTTGAGGGAGGAGATGACCCCACAGCCTGCAATTTCGGCCGATGGCTGGCTCAGTTTCGTACCGATAACCAGCAGCTGATGGAGATACTCAGGCGCATGCCTGCTTCCCATGACCCCTTTCACCACTCCATCAGAGAGATCAGGAATCAGGTCCAGGCCGGCAATACTGCTCAGGCCAACCAGGTACTCCAGGAGCAGACCATACCCGCTGCTGAGGAGACTTTTGAGCGTTTTAATGAGCTGCTCGCAGTGGCCCAGGAGGCAGAGAACCTTTTTAACCAGATGACCCAGATGGCCATGGTCACGGTCCGGGACCGGCAGGTGGAAGCCCTTGGATATCTTACCCAGGTCCTTGAACTGAATATTGACAATGCAGATCAGGCAGTGGCTCAGGCCCAGGCTGATGCAGCCCAGGCCCAGCTCATTGCCATGGCCGGGATGGGTATAGGAGTGATCCTGGCCTTGGTCCTGGGCGTGGTTCTCACCAGAGCCATTACAGCTCCTGTGGCCAAAGGGGTGACTTTTTCCCAGAATATGTCCCAGGGTGATATGACTTCAGCCCTGGATGTGGATCAGAAGGACGAGATTGGGGTGCTGGCCCGGGCCATGAACCAGATGCGTGATAAACTCAGGGAGGTAGTGGTTGAAGTAAAGACCGCTTCAGAGAATGTTTCAGCCGGGAGTGAGGAGCTGGCATCCTCTTCTGAACAGATGTCCCAGGGCGCAACTGAGCAGGCGGCATCGGTGGAAGAAGTGTCTTCCTCCATGGAGCAGATGGCGGCCAATATCAGGCAGAACACGGATAATGCCTCTCAGACTGAAAAGATAGCCAACCAGGCGGCAAAGGACGCTGAACAGGGGGGCAAGGTGGTTTTTGAGGCTGTGGATGCCATGAAGCAGATTGCAGACAAGATTTCCATCATTGAGGAAATAGCCCGTCAGACCAATCTGCTGGCCCTGAATGCGGCCATTGAAGCAGCCAGGGCTGGAGAGGCCGGCAAGGGATTCGCAGTGGTGGCCTCAGAGGTTCGTAAGCTGGCTGAAAGAAGTCAGACAGCAGCAGCCGAGATTATTGATCTTTCCGGTTCCAGCGTTGATGTGGCTGAAAGGGCAGGGGACATGCTGAAAAAAATTGTACCTGACATCCAGAAGACTGCAGAGCTGGTTCAGGAAATTTCAGCTGCCAGCAGAGAACAGAACTCTGGTGTGGAACAGATAAATCAGGCCATTCAGCAGCTGGACCAGGTCATTCAACAGAATGCATCAGCGGCTGAAGAGATGTCGTCCACTGCTGAAGAGCTTTCCAGTCAGGCTGAGCAGATGCAGGCCACCATGGCCTTTTTCCGCATAGGGGATGAAGCAGGTTTTTCCGGGCCAAAAACCAGGAGGATGAGCGTGAAAAAAAATGTTGCCCCTAAAGTCTCCAAAGCCGCTCTTAAGGAAGGTAAGGATAGTCGGGATAAACGCTTTGCCCTGGATATGGGTGCTGAAGATGACCTGGACAAGGATTTTGAGAAATTCTAG